Within the Devosia lucknowensis genome, the region GACGTCAAAAATGTCGTATTCGGCCGCGATCCATCCGGCCAATGGCGGCACCACGATCCAGGCGACGGTGAACACCGTCCGCATGGCCGTCACCATGAAATCTGCCCGTGCCGGCAAATGCTTGAGGTAATAGACGCGCAGATATCCAAAACTCTGGCCGTAGCTGGCGCCGGCAAACGGCATGATCAGCGCCATGGCTATGGCAAAGCTGAGCTGTGATGGAAACAGATAGATCAGCCCGTGCGCCAATACGCCCGAAAGGGCGGTCAGCAGCACGAGCAGGCGGCGGTCCCTCACCTTGTCCGAAAGAAATCCGAGGCCGAGGGAAACGAAGGTCCCGACGATTGCCCCGGTGCTCATGACCGCCGCGAAGAAGCCCGGCGACATGCCCAGGGTGTCGACGCCGACCAGCGATGCATAGGGCATGGTTGCGGCGTAGGTGACGCCCGAGAAGAACATGCTTGTCCCGAGCATTGCCGTGACTGGCAGGCGCGTCTGAGCCATCCATTGCCCCCTCCCAAGGACGGCAACAGAGCTAGCGTGATCGCTCCGGCCTGTCTAATAAATCGTTTTCATAGCTGCTATCACGCTGTTTCGCGTGATTTCGCGCTCTCAGCCAGATTGCGGGACAAAGCTTCGATCTCGGCGGCATGCTTCTCGGTCGAGGCGCCGATCCCATCCATCCATTGGCCAAATCGCCGGATCATCGGCAGGAATGCGGCGAGTTCTGACTTGTCCCATGTGCCGAGGAAGTCGCCCATGACCATGAATTTGTACGCCCTGACCGCGTCGACGACGGCCGTTCCGCGATCCGTCAGCTCGATTATGGTGCGTCGCGCGTCCGCCTGGCTCACGGCCCGGCGTGCATAGCCCTTGTCCACCATTTCGCTGACCAGCCGGCTCGCACGCGACGGGTCGATGCCCAGTCGCTCGGCGACCGTGGACACCATGACTTCGCCCTGCTCGTGCTCGGTCACATGCGCTCCGATGACCGACAGCACGTCGAATTGGGCAAGTTCGAGCGCAATTCCAAGGTCGGCGAGCGCCCGCGTGCCTAACTCCCGCTTGACCGCTCGTCGCCGCCAGTTCTGCAGAATCCCGTCGATTTCCATGACGGCCTCGGATGTCTCGGTATCGATGCCTGCATTCGAGAGCAGGGCGCTGAACTGACTCTTATTTCGTGAAGGCATGGCAGCCACCGCTAATTTGCATGCTAACGACAATTACGTGCTATTGACATGTAATTGCTTGAGGCACATGTATGCGCCACGAACGAATTTCGCAAGGGCCGACGGTTCAGGCCGGCCATGCAGACCAAGGAATGCCCCAATGTCCGACACTTCACAACCGGCTCAACCCGCCGATGATACATCCGTCAAGCTGGTGATCGGTGCGGTCGCCGTAACGCTCTTGCTGGCGTCGCTGGGCCAGACCATCGTTTCGACGGCGCTTCCGTCCATTGTCGGCCAGCTCGGCGGCCTCGATCACCTCACCTGGGTGGTCATTGCCTACTTGCTCAGCTCGACCGTTGTCGCGCCCGTTTATGGCAAGCTCGGCGACCTCTATGGTCGCAAGATCGTGCTGCAGGTAGCCATCGTCATCTTTCTCGTCGGCGCGGTTCTTTCGGCCATGGCCACGAGCATGACGTTTCTGATTGCGGCGCGAACCATCCAGGGGCTCGGCGGTGGCGGGCTGATGGTTGTGGCGATGACCGTCGTGGCCGACATCATCCCGCCGCGCCAGCGGGGCAAGGTACAGGGGCTTTTCGGCGCCGTGTTTGGCGTCGCCACAGTGGTCGGCCCTTTGCTCGGTGGTTTCATTGTCGAGCACATTTCCTGGCAGTGGATCTTCCTGATCAACCTGCCGCTGGGCATACTGGCGCTCGCTGTCATCGCCGTCGCGCTTAAGCCGCGCGGCGAACGCGTCAAGCATTCGATCGACTATGCGGGCTTCGTCCTGCTCTCGGGTGGGCTCACGGCCTTCGTGCTTGCCACGTCGCTCGGCGGCAATACGTTCGGCTGGTTCTCGGCTCAGATCATTGGCCTCGTAATCGCTGCCGTGGCCATGCTGGCCGCTTTCCTCCGTGTGGAAGC harbors:
- a CDS encoding MarR family winged helix-turn-helix transcriptional regulator; the protein is MPSRNKSQFSALLSNAGIDTETSEAVMEIDGILQNWRRRAVKRELGTRALADLGIALELAQFDVLSVIGAHVTEHEQGEVMVSTVAERLGIDPSRASRLVSEMVDKGYARRAVSQADARRTIIELTDRGTAVVDAVRAYKFMVMGDFLGTWDKSELAAFLPMIRRFGQWMDGIGASTEKHAAEIEALSRNLAESAKSRETA